In Streptomyces sp. P3, one DNA window encodes the following:
- a CDS encoding PaaX family transcriptional regulator C-terminal domain-containing protein, protein MANLSQLEEIFSGDGTGPTRSLRWQTGASPAALTVTLIADYTFPGRARLPAAAIVALLGEFDVADGAARTTISRLARRGVLEGSRQGRRSSYRLTRDAAVDLWSGGASIATFTTQPDAWDGRWTLVAFSVPEQESTRRRALRTALRWRGFAPLYDAVWASPHPLTPKGRGELADLALGAMSVFRARQVDLETEANRNPVEAWDLAGIAEQYEIFVERWSAVLPRIGAGDVTGADAVRARTEVMGAYRHFPVLDPLLPVDLLPADWPRSRAREVCVAVYDGLAHTAQEHVRSVAARFADDPHPGITAHTIAGMSAGIGHLPG, encoded by the coding sequence TTGGCGAACCTGTCCCAGCTCGAGGAGATCTTCTCCGGCGACGGCACCGGACCCACGCGGTCACTCCGCTGGCAGACGGGCGCCTCACCGGCGGCTCTGACGGTCACGCTGATCGCCGACTACACGTTTCCGGGCCGTGCCCGGCTGCCGGCGGCGGCGATCGTGGCGTTGCTGGGGGAGTTCGACGTCGCCGACGGCGCGGCCCGCACCACGATCAGCAGGCTGGCGCGTCGAGGGGTGCTGGAGGGCAGCCGGCAGGGGCGCCGCAGCTCGTACCGACTGACCCGGGACGCCGCGGTGGACCTGTGGAGCGGCGGTGCCTCGATCGCCACCTTCACCACGCAGCCCGACGCGTGGGACGGACGGTGGACGCTCGTCGCCTTCTCCGTGCCGGAGCAGGAGAGCACGCGACGCCGCGCGCTGCGCACCGCGCTGCGCTGGCGGGGATTCGCGCCCCTGTACGACGCGGTCTGGGCTTCGCCGCATCCCCTGACTCCCAAGGGGCGCGGCGAACTCGCCGATCTGGCGCTCGGGGCGATGAGCGTGTTCCGGGCCCGTCAGGTGGATCTCGAGACGGAGGCCAACCGCAATCCCGTCGAGGCGTGGGATCTGGCCGGCATCGCCGAGCAGTACGAGATCTTCGTCGAGCGGTGGAGTGCCGTGCTGCCCCGTATCGGTGCGGGTGACGTCACCGGGGCCGACGCGGTGCGCGCACGTACCGAGGTGATGGGCGCCTACCGCCACTTCCCGGTGCTGGACCCGCTGCTGCCCGTCGATCTGCTGCCGGCCGACTGGCCCCGGTCCCGGGCTCGGGAGGTCTGCGTCGCGGTGTACGACGGTCTCGCCCACACGGCGCAGGAGCATGTCCGTTCGGTGGCGGCGCGCTTCGCCGACGACCCGCATCCCGGCATCACGGCTCACACGATCGCCGGCATGAGCGCCGGAATCGGCCACCTTCCCGGCTGA
- a CDS encoding cytochrome d ubiquinol oxidase subunit II yields MTADVVAVVLLLAVAAYACAGGTDYGAGFWDLLAGGVRRGRRPRWLIDHAMAPVWEVNNVWLIFVLVVMWTGFPVLFQRLFQSMWLPLALAAVGIVLRGAGFALRKPAQRLAGRRLYGAVFAVSSLVTPFFLGVAAGGVASGRVTAEADPSAHAWAHPTPVLFGLLAVATTALLGAVFLAADARRFDAPDLAGYFRGRALAALGCVAVLALSTLAVTRDDAPHVWHGLTHGVGLVFVAAAAASSLATVWLLVRGAPAVAWSRVSAVVVVASAVIAWGMAQRPYLVPTTLTVSEGAGADTTLRWLGLVTLVAVVLVVPAVALLYRLDTRGELEGLTDADLRRGGAGDEG; encoded by the coding sequence GTGACCGCGGACGTCGTCGCCGTCGTCCTGCTCCTCGCGGTGGCTGCCTACGCCTGCGCCGGCGGGACCGACTACGGGGCCGGGTTCTGGGACCTGCTCGCGGGCGGAGTGCGCCGCGGCAGGAGGCCGCGATGGCTGATCGACCATGCGATGGCTCCGGTGTGGGAGGTCAACAACGTGTGGCTGATCTTCGTCCTCGTCGTCATGTGGACGGGCTTCCCCGTCCTGTTCCAGCGTCTCTTCCAGTCGATGTGGCTGCCGCTGGCGCTGGCAGCCGTCGGCATCGTGCTGCGCGGCGCCGGCTTCGCGCTGCGCAAACCCGCGCAGCGGCTGGCCGGACGGCGCCTGTACGGCGCGGTGTTCGCCGTCTCCTCCCTCGTGACGCCGTTCTTCCTCGGCGTCGCGGCCGGCGGGGTGGCGTCGGGCCGGGTGACGGCGGAGGCCGACCCGTCCGCGCACGCCTGGGCCCATCCCACGCCGGTGCTGTTCGGTCTGCTGGCCGTGGCGACCACCGCGCTGCTCGGCGCGGTGTTCCTCGCCGCGGACGCCCGCCGCTTCGACGCGCCCGACCTGGCCGGCTACTTCCGGGGGCGGGCTCTCGCGGCCCTGGGGTGCGTCGCCGTCCTCGCCTTGAGCACCCTCGCGGTCACCCGTGACGACGCCCCGCACGTATGGCACGGGCTGACGCACGGGGTTGGACTGGTCTTCGTGGCGGCCGCGGCCGCGAGCAGCCTGGCCACCGTCTGGCTGCTGGTGCGCGGCGCCCCCGCGGTCGCCTGGTCGCGGGTCTCGGCGGTCGTCGTGGTGGCGTCCGCGGTCATCGCCTGGGGCATGGCGCAGCGCCCGTACCTCGTCCCGACGACCCTGACCGTCTCCGAGGGGGCGGGGGCGGACACCACGCTGCGCTGGCTCGGCCTGGTCACCCTCGTCGCCGTGGTGCTGGTCGTGCCCGCCGTCGCCCTGCTCTACCGGCTCGACACCCGTGGGGAGTTGGAAGGCCTCACCGACGCCGACCTGCGCCGCGGCGGCGCCGGGGACGAGGGCTGA
- a CDS encoding rhamnogalacturonan acetylesterase, translated as MKAISTSLRDRGRRETRLAVAGALTLTVLLGSGPAHADDAAPRALPAGCSGTSPITCHYAVAPGDYDVTVSVGGGSSAGRTEMWAEARRLMLPATRTAAGAVATQSFTIDVRQPEGQPTGQGGTGTPGLDIRFTGPAPQVSAVSVRPAAQPTVAYLAGDSTVCDQPAAPYTGWGQMIPSAVRSGAVIANYADSGETSGSFLSNSALFPALLAKVRTNDPVFIQFGHNDKQTTASAFRNNLTSMVTQVRAKGGVPVLVTPPVRRLFTGDRLTSTAMHVNAVGVDLPATMRAVGTAQHVPVIDLTAGSRTLLESLGPSASAQLFLRSATDGVTDNTHFSQYGATRIGALVLRSIREQGLPLAAFLR; from the coding sequence ATGAAGGCAATCAGCACGTCCCTGCGCGACCGCGGAAGGCGGGAGACCCGGCTGGCAGTTGCGGGAGCGCTGACCCTGACCGTACTTCTCGGCTCCGGGCCGGCGCACGCCGATGACGCCGCACCGCGGGCGCTCCCGGCCGGGTGCTCCGGCACCTCGCCGATCACCTGTCACTACGCGGTGGCGCCGGGCGACTACGACGTGACCGTCTCCGTCGGCGGCGGCTCCTCCGCCGGCCGGACCGAGATGTGGGCGGAGGCCCGCCGCCTGATGCTGCCGGCGACGAGGACGGCCGCCGGCGCCGTCGCCACGCAGTCGTTCACGATCGACGTACGGCAGCCGGAAGGCCAGCCGACCGGCCAGGGAGGCACCGGAACGCCCGGTCTGGACATCCGGTTCACAGGGCCCGCCCCCCAGGTGTCGGCCGTCTCGGTGCGCCCCGCGGCGCAGCCGACCGTGGCCTACCTGGCCGGCGACTCGACCGTGTGCGACCAGCCGGCGGCCCCCTACACCGGCTGGGGCCAGATGATCCCGAGCGCGGTGCGTTCCGGTGCGGTGATCGCCAACTACGCCGACTCGGGGGAGACCTCGGGCAGCTTCCTGAGCAACTCCGCGCTCTTCCCGGCACTGCTGGCGAAGGTCAGGACGAACGACCCGGTCTTCATCCAGTTCGGCCACAACGACAAGCAGACCACCGCGTCCGCCTTCCGGAACAACCTCACCTCCATGGTCACCCAGGTCCGCGCCAAGGGCGGCGTTCCCGTCCTGGTGACACCACCGGTCCGTCGGTTGTTCACCGGTGACCGGCTCACTTCCACGGCGATGCACGTCAACGCCGTCGGCGTGGACCTGCCCGCCACGATGCGCGCGGTCGGCACGGCGCAGCACGTGCCGGTGATCGACCTGACCGCAGGGAGCAGGACGCTCCTCGAGTCCCTCGGCCCGTCCGCCTCCGCACAGCTGTTCCTCCGCTCGGCAACCGACGGTGTCACGGACAACACCCACTTCTCGCAGTACGGCGCGACCCGGATCGGGGCGCTGGTGCTCCGGAGCATCCGCGAACAGGGCCTGCCCCTGGCCGCGTTCCTGCGTTGA
- a CDS encoding cytochrome ubiquinol oxidase subunit I: MHSTLQALADAPAQLLPARSLMAFTLASHIVLVPLGVALPLITLVLHGYGLRRGDRTALLLARRWSAVMAVQFAIGVVTGTVLSFEFGLLWPGLMGRWGDVFGIGFGVEAWAFFLEAVLIAIYLYGWRRLPARTHFLLALPLPAAALLGAFGILAANSWMNTPRGFRLDSAGDPVDVKIWKAIFTPMFGPQYWHFVVAMLVTAGYVVGGVYAAGWLRGRRDRYHRLGFGVPFTVAAALTPVQFVLGDSIARKVFHEQPVKFAAMEIVWKTGTHMPEYLFGRLHPDGSISGGIRIPQLDSVLAGFSTDTRVTGLTSVPADARPTATQATIAHWAFDIMVGIGSLLVALSLWYALVWLRRRRLPASAWFYRCAAVAGVASVVAVESGWITTEVGRQPWIVYENMRVAEAVTSTRSTSLWIMFSLVVVVYVCVFASFLAVLLKMRNRWRLADEEDRRAGGAASPRQTPESGLPYGPRPAVPTGAPPRSGDAASPPTEPRP, from the coding sequence ATGCACAGCACGCTGCAGGCACTGGCGGACGCCCCGGCGCAACTGCTCCCGGCCAGGTCTTTGATGGCCTTCACCCTCGCCTCCCACATCGTCCTCGTCCCGCTGGGCGTGGCGCTGCCGCTGATCACGCTCGTCCTGCACGGCTACGGCCTGCGCCGCGGGGACCGGACCGCGCTGCTGCTCGCCCGCCGGTGGTCGGCGGTGATGGCGGTCCAGTTCGCGATCGGGGTGGTCACCGGCACCGTGCTCTCCTTCGAGTTCGGCCTGCTGTGGCCGGGCCTGATGGGCAGGTGGGGCGACGTCTTCGGGATCGGGTTCGGCGTCGAGGCCTGGGCCTTCTTCCTGGAGGCCGTCCTCATCGCGATCTACCTCTACGGCTGGCGGCGGCTGCCCGCCCGGACCCACTTCCTGCTCGCCCTGCCGCTGCCGGCCGCGGCCCTGCTCGGCGCCTTCGGCATCCTGGCCGCCAACTCCTGGATGAACACCCCGCGCGGCTTCCGCCTCGACTCCGCGGGAGACCCGGTCGACGTGAAGATCTGGAAGGCGATCTTCACTCCTATGTTCGGCCCGCAGTACTGGCACTTCGTGGTGGCGATGCTCGTGACGGCCGGCTACGTCGTGGGCGGCGTCTACGCCGCGGGATGGCTCCGCGGCCGCCGGGACCGGTACCACCGCCTCGGCTTCGGCGTTCCCTTCACGGTCGCCGCGGCGCTCACGCCGGTCCAGTTCGTCCTGGGCGACTCGATCGCCCGGAAGGTCTTCCACGAGCAGCCGGTGAAGTTCGCCGCCATGGAGATCGTCTGGAAGACCGGCACCCACATGCCGGAGTACCTGTTCGGCCGCCTGCACCCGGACGGCAGCATCTCCGGCGGCATCAGAATCCCCCAGCTCGACTCCGTCCTCGCCGGCTTCAGCACCGACACCCGGGTCACCGGACTGACCTCCGTGCCCGCCGACGCGCGGCCGACGGCCACTCAGGCAACCATCGCCCACTGGGCCTTCGACATCATGGTCGGCATCGGCTCCCTGCTCGTGGCACTCTCCCTGTGGTACGCCCTGGTCTGGCTGCGCCGGCGCCGGCTGCCCGCCTCGGCGTGGTTCTACCGGTGCGCGGCGGTGGCGGGCGTCGCCTCCGTCGTCGCGGTCGAGAGTGGCTGGATCACCACCGAGGTGGGCCGCCAGCCGTGGATCGTCTACGAGAACATGCGCGTCGCCGAAGCCGTCACGTCGACCCGTTCCACCAGCCTGTGGATCATGTTCTCCCTGGTCGTCGTGGTGTACGTGTGCGTCTTCGCGTCCTTCCTCGCCGTCCTGCTGAAGATGCGCAACCGCTGGCGGCTCGCCGACGAGGAGGACCGGCGGGCCGGCGGAGCCGCCTCACCGCGACAGACGCCGGAGTCGGGCCTCCCGTACGGGCCGCGCCCCGCGGTGCCGACCGGCGCGCCGCCCCGGTCGGGCGACGCCGCCTCCCCGCCCACGGAGCCCCGGCCGTGA
- a CDS encoding GDSL-type esterase/lipase family protein, producing the protein MKNLRTLVTTALVVALSGFGVHTASAVDRATAGCTGASLAPAERAAAGPVTVWLAGDSTMADPSAARCPVGWGSRFGALFTGGVTVKNQAVGGRSIQTWLYEGNVSGAKGSDGECRLTSGTYASRWQAMLNASTGMKSGDYLFIQFGINDSSSACPRHVGRARYQQLTTMMAQAALARGAHPALLTPVAAITCSGSTATKNRGFVPEVLAAASATGAPVVDLHTLSVSRYNSLRFCPNNGDYGSGPLGAFFCNDHTHFETYGAQQIAGLVAGDVRRQNLPLAAYLR; encoded by the coding sequence ATGAAGAACCTTCGGACACTCGTCACAACCGCACTGGTGGTCGCCCTGTCGGGCTTCGGCGTCCACACCGCCTCGGCCGTCGACAGGGCCACCGCCGGCTGCACCGGCGCCTCCCTCGCCCCCGCCGAACGAGCCGCGGCCGGCCCGGTCACCGTGTGGCTCGCGGGTGACTCCACCATGGCCGATCCGAGTGCCGCCCGCTGTCCGGTCGGCTGGGGCAGTCGGTTCGGCGCCCTGTTCACCGGCGGCGTCACCGTGAAGAACCAGGCGGTCGGCGGACGCAGCATCCAGACCTGGCTGTACGAGGGGAACGTGAGCGGCGCCAAGGGCTCCGACGGCGAGTGCCGGCTCACGTCCGGTACGTACGCGTCACGCTGGCAGGCGATGCTGAACGCGAGCACCGGGATGAAGTCCGGCGACTACCTGTTCATCCAGTTCGGCATCAACGACTCCTCCTCGGCCTGCCCACGGCACGTCGGGCGGGCGCGGTACCAGCAGTTGACGACCATGATGGCGCAGGCCGCCCTGGCCCGGGGCGCGCACCCCGCGCTGCTCACCCCGGTCGCCGCCATCACCTGCTCCGGCAGCACGGCCACCAAGAACCGCGGCTTTGTCCCCGAGGTCCTCGCCGCCGCGTCCGCGACCGGAGCGCCGGTCGTCGACCTGCACACGCTCAGCGTCTCGCGCTACAACAGTCTCCGTTTCTGCCCCAACAACGGCGACTACGGATCAGGTCCTCTGGGGGCGTTCTTCTGCAACGACCACACCCATTTCGAAACCTACGGCGCGCAGCAGATCGCCGGACTGGTCGCCGGAGACGTACGGCGGCAGAACCTCCCGCTCGCGGCGTACCTCAGGTAG
- a CDS encoding SDR family oxidoreductase yields the protein MSPTEGAPRDVIPAHLLRGQKALVTGANSGIGLATAVALGRAGADVVVNYVAGQEEADKVAEEIRSYGVRAAAYQADVSDEDQVVAMMNRMVEEFGTIDILVANAGMQRDAAFTEMTLAQWRKVLDVNLTGQFLCAREATKEFLRRGVVPEVSRAAGKIICMSSVHQVIPWAGHVNYAASKGGVQMMMETLAQELAPKKIRVNAVAPGAIRTPINRSAWDTPEAREDLLRLIPYDRVGDPEDIAHAVVGLASDLMDYVVGTTLFVDGGMTLFPGFATGG from the coding sequence GTGAGTCCGACCGAGGGTGCGCCCCGTGACGTGATCCCCGCCCACCTGCTCAGAGGCCAGAAGGCACTCGTCACCGGCGCGAACTCCGGGATCGGCCTGGCGACCGCGGTCGCGCTGGGCCGGGCCGGAGCCGACGTGGTCGTGAACTACGTGGCCGGCCAGGAGGAGGCCGACAAGGTGGCGGAGGAGATCAGGTCCTACGGGGTGCGGGCGGCGGCCTACCAGGCGGACGTCTCCGACGAGGACCAGGTCGTCGCCATGATGAACCGGATGGTCGAGGAGTTCGGCACGATCGACATCCTCGTGGCCAACGCCGGGATGCAGCGGGACGCCGCGTTCACCGAGATGACGCTCGCCCAGTGGCGGAAGGTCCTCGACGTCAACCTGACCGGGCAGTTCCTGTGTGCGCGGGAGGCGACGAAGGAGTTCCTGCGCCGCGGAGTAGTCCCCGAGGTGTCGCGTGCCGCCGGCAAGATCATCTGCATGAGCTCCGTGCACCAGGTCATCCCGTGGGCCGGGCACGTCAACTACGCGGCCTCCAAAGGCGGTGTGCAGATGATGATGGAGACCCTCGCCCAGGAGCTCGCACCGAAGAAGATCCGCGTGAACGCCGTCGCCCCGGGGGCCATCAGGACGCCCATCAACCGCAGCGCCTGGGACACCCCCGAGGCCCGTGAGGACCTTCTGCGGCTGATCCCCTACGACCGCGTCGGCGACCCCGAGGACATCGCCCACGCCGTCGTCGGCCTCGCCTCCGACCTCATGGACTACGTGGTGGGCACCACGCTCTTCGTGGACGGCGGAATGACCCTCTTCCCCGGCTTCGCGACCGGCGGCTGA
- a CDS encoding DUF6325 family protein: MHQDVADMGPVDYLIVEFPESRMTGEGMPLLVELVENGVIRILDLVFIQKGADGSVAVLEFRELGDRAELTVFEGASSGLLDQGDLDEAGAALEPGNSAAVIVYENLWAAPLARALRRGGAQMVAGGRIPVDALLASLDATEPAAP, encoded by the coding sequence ATGCACCAGGACGTCGCGGACATGGGGCCCGTCGACTATCTGATCGTCGAGTTCCCCGAAAGCCGCATGACGGGCGAGGGCATGCCCCTGCTCGTCGAGCTGGTCGAGAACGGCGTCATCCGCATCCTCGACCTCGTCTTCATTCAGAAGGGCGCCGACGGATCGGTCGCCGTGCTGGAATTCAGGGAGCTCGGCGATCGGGCCGAACTGACGGTGTTCGAGGGAGCCTCTTCCGGCCTGCTCGACCAGGGCGACCTTGACGAGGCCGGCGCCGCGCTGGAGCCCGGGAACTCGGCGGCCGTCATCGTGTACGAGAACCTCTGGGCCGCTCCCCTGGCTCGTGCGCTACGGCGTGGTGGCGCCCAGATGGTGGCCGGAGGGCGCATCCCCGTGGACGCCCTGCTGGCGTCGCTGGACGCCACCGAGCCGGCGGCCCCGTGA
- a CDS encoding glycoside hydrolase family 15 protein: MDDYPLIENHGLIGDLQTAALVTTDGSVDWFCVPRFDSPSVFGALLDKDKGGHCTIRPQHRAYATKQLYLPDTAILVTRFMTEAGTGEVIDFMPVTGTTVTESHRIVRMVRCVRGRMTFDVEVEPRFDYGRKGHWLHLSEHGAVFVSEDGTELTVHPVREPDDERLLDLLADRRDALHFSLTLEAGQERGLVLERSAGGPPREMRLAEYSRLFDETVAFWRSWLHQSRYTGRWRETVERSAITLKLMTYAPTGAVVAAPTAALPEQLGGERNWDYRFTWIRDASFSVYALLGLGFTDEARAFIQWLADRVGEHAGKDGDTGPLNIMYAVDGSSDLAEATLDHWEGYAGSAPVRIGNGAATQLQLDIYGEALDSIHFAHRHGLQVGHRGWQALRTDLDWLVDHWDQAEEGLWETRGGREDFTYGRVMSWVAFDRALRLAESNGRPAGVERWRGARDDCYEQVMAKGWNEGRRAFVQHYGSDVLDSSLLRMATVGFITPEDPLWATTLDAVEEELVSDSLVYRYNPEASPDGLRGSEGTFSLCTFMYVDALARAGRTEKARLVFEKMMGYANHLGLYSEEIDPTGRQLGNFPQAFTHLALIDAAITLDAALNRT, translated from the coding sequence ATGGACGACTACCCGCTGATCGAGAACCACGGCCTCATCGGTGACCTGCAGACCGCGGCACTGGTGACCACCGACGGCAGCGTCGACTGGTTCTGCGTCCCCAGATTCGACTCGCCCAGCGTGTTCGGCGCGCTGCTGGACAAGGACAAGGGCGGGCACTGCACGATCCGGCCCCAGCACCGGGCCTACGCGACCAAGCAGTTGTACCTCCCCGACACGGCGATCCTGGTCACCAGGTTCATGACCGAGGCGGGTACCGGTGAGGTGATCGACTTCATGCCCGTGACCGGTACGACGGTCACCGAGAGTCACCGGATCGTGCGCATGGTCCGCTGCGTGCGCGGCAGGATGACGTTCGACGTCGAGGTCGAGCCGCGGTTCGACTACGGGCGCAAGGGCCACTGGCTGCACCTCAGCGAGCACGGGGCGGTGTTCGTCTCGGAGGACGGCACGGAGCTCACCGTGCACCCCGTCCGCGAGCCCGACGACGAGCGGCTGCTCGATCTGCTCGCCGACCGGCGGGACGCCCTGCACTTCAGCCTGACGCTGGAGGCGGGCCAGGAGCGGGGGCTGGTCCTGGAACGGTCCGCCGGCGGACCGCCCCGGGAGATGCGCCTCGCCGAGTACAGCCGGCTCTTCGACGAGACGGTCGCGTTCTGGCGCTCCTGGCTGCACCAGTCGCGCTACACGGGGCGCTGGCGCGAGACCGTGGAGCGCTCCGCGATCACGCTGAAGCTGATGACCTACGCGCCGACCGGCGCGGTGGTGGCCGCACCGACGGCAGCGCTCCCGGAGCAACTCGGGGGCGAGCGCAACTGGGACTACCGCTTCACCTGGATCCGCGACGCCTCGTTCTCGGTGTACGCCCTGCTCGGGCTGGGGTTCACCGACGAGGCCCGGGCGTTCATCCAGTGGCTCGCCGACCGGGTCGGGGAACACGCCGGCAAGGACGGTGACACCGGCCCGCTGAACATCATGTACGCGGTGGACGGCTCCTCCGACCTGGCCGAAGCGACGCTCGACCACTGGGAGGGCTATGCGGGTTCCGCGCCGGTGCGCATCGGCAACGGCGCCGCCACGCAACTCCAGCTGGACATCTACGGAGAGGCGCTCGACAGCATCCATTTCGCGCACCGGCACGGTCTGCAGGTGGGACACCGGGGATGGCAGGCGCTGCGCACCGACCTCGACTGGCTGGTCGACCACTGGGACCAGGCGGAGGAAGGCCTGTGGGAGACCCGCGGCGGCCGCGAGGACTTCACCTACGGACGCGTGATGTCCTGGGTGGCCTTCGACCGCGCCCTGCGGCTCGCGGAGTCCAACGGCCGCCCGGCCGGCGTCGAACGCTGGCGCGGCGCACGGGACGACTGCTACGAACAGGTCATGGCCAAGGGGTGGAACGAGGGACGCCGGGCCTTCGTCCAGCACTACGGCAGTGACGTGCTCGACTCCTCGCTGCTGCGCATGGCGACGGTCGGGTTCATCACCCCCGAAGACCCCTTGTGGGCCACGACCCTCGATGCGGTGGAAGAGGAACTGGTCAGCGACAGCCTGGTCTACCGCTACAACCCCGAAGCCTCACCCGACGGTCTGCGCGGCTCCGAGGGCACGTTCTCGCTGTGCACCTTCATGTACGTCGACGCGCTGGCGCGAGCGGGACGCACCGAGAAGGCGCGGCTCGTGTTCGAGAAGATGATGGGGTACGCGAACCATCTGGGCCTGTACTCGGAGGAGATCGACCCGACGGGCCGCCAACTGGGCAACTTCCCACAGGCGTTCACCCATCTCGCCCTCATCGACGCGGCCATCACCCTGGACGCCGCGCTCAACCGCACGTGA
- a CDS encoding glycosyl hydrolase 53 family protein, which produces MHRPTVHSTETSGPGRISRRTLLKASTATAGAIATAAALAELETPAAAAAGFVKGVDISWAPQMEARGLSWKNASGQKQDLLTVLQGYGITAVRLRTFVSPSSSPTDGHCSINEVAAFARRIKAAGMSIMLDYMFGDTWNSVGVQNPPAAWKNMSHPQMVGAMSSYVNQSMTVMKNNDVLPTWVQIGNETNSGICRPVGSVSNPAQMTALFNAAYTQVKAVSPNSIVCIHLAQPQKYDSMTTFFSRFAAGGGKWDMSVFSSYGSADLAPGIVANMKKISAAYGKPFLQSEFGGRADRASATGAALVAYIRALKADGGQGIFYWEPECMSPFTGYAMGAWDSATQRPTAIMDGFTQA; this is translated from the coding sequence ATGCACCGACCCACCGTGCACTCCACCGAGACCTCCGGACCCGGACGGATCAGCCGCAGGACCCTGCTCAAGGCGTCCACCGCCACCGCCGGGGCGATCGCCACCGCCGCGGCGCTCGCCGAACTCGAGACGCCGGCCGCCGCCGCCGCGGGGTTCGTCAAGGGCGTCGACATCAGCTGGGCGCCGCAGATGGAAGCGCGCGGCCTCTCCTGGAAGAACGCGAGCGGGCAGAAGCAGGATCTGCTGACCGTTCTCCAGGGGTACGGCATCACCGCCGTACGGCTGCGCACGTTCGTCAGTCCCTCCAGCAGTCCGACCGACGGACACTGCAGCATCAACGAGGTCGCCGCCTTCGCCAGGCGGATCAAGGCCGCCGGAATGTCGATCATGCTCGACTACATGTTCGGCGACACCTGGAACTCCGTCGGAGTGCAGAACCCGCCCGCCGCCTGGAAGAACATGAGCCACCCTCAGATGGTCGGCGCGATGAGCTCCTACGTGAACCAGTCGATGACCGTCATGAAGAACAACGACGTGCTGCCCACGTGGGTGCAGATCGGCAACGAGACCAACAGCGGCATCTGCCGTCCCGTCGGCAGCGTCTCCAACCCGGCCCAGATGACCGCACTGTTCAACGCCGCGTACACCCAGGTGAAGGCGGTGTCGCCGAACTCGATCGTGTGCATCCACCTGGCCCAGCCGCAGAAGTACGACTCGATGACCACGTTCTTCAGCCGCTTCGCGGCGGGCGGCGGCAAGTGGGACATGTCGGTGTTCTCCTCCTACGGCAGCGCCGACCTCGCGCCCGGGATCGTGGCAAACATGAAGAAGATCTCGGCCGCGTACGGGAAGCCTTTCCTGCAGAGCGAGTTCGGCGGCCGGGCGGACCGGGCCTCCGCCACCGGGGCCGCGCTGGTCGCCTACATCAGGGCGCTGAAGGCCGACGGCGGGCAGGGCATCTTCTACTGGGAGCCGGAGTGCATGTCACCGTTCACCGGCTACGCCATGGGCGCCTGGGACTCCGCCACCCAGCGGCCCACCGCCATCATGGACGGCTTCACCCAGGCCTGA
- a CDS encoding SHOCT domain-containing protein, whose translation MPGLLRGVARTAVIAGTATAVSNRVSRRQAGRWAEQDSARQDVGQQATPPAPAAAQPHDDDMTAKIDQLRQLADLKAQGVLTEEEFAAQKRRLLG comes from the coding sequence ATGCCAGGACTTCTTCGCGGTGTGGCCCGCACCGCCGTGATCGCGGGAACGGCCACGGCCGTGTCCAACCGGGTCTCGAGGCGGCAGGCAGGCCGGTGGGCCGAGCAGGACAGCGCCCGCCAGGACGTCGGCCAGCAGGCCACCCCGCCCGCCCCCGCCGCCGCGCAGCCGCACGACGACGACATGACAGCCAAGATCGACCAGCTCAGGCAGCTCGCCGACCTCAAGGCTCAAGGGGTCCTCACCGAGGAGGAGTTCGCGGCACAGAAGCGTCGGCTTCTCGGCTGA